From a single Fulvivirga ulvae genomic region:
- a CDS encoding AAA domain-containing protein encodes MEEYSNVLACWHKLEHFSPASLPKESSELVTPEPWTRPLKASSEAMTLEYTIYLGITEQAKVNVFIKEFFRDRNEEPNQRSNRLCTASLKLDEQGRYKGGSLGISTLPWALGQLKQGKLNAPNWVEAFHEVETKVESYLEDLLNAIKGDQNNGFIEEVLPMDISMLLALSGKISKEVACPLELDQTIYITAQLVRKSKNVIENSSADLLNSFYIRDLERLMDQFEPKKSPKAFLDYLKGCMNHINTRRTDLSKDISLIKEVLKPENYPDGCWPSAFKLSLMQQFAVNTIFNNLSGANQSGIYSVNGPPGTGKTTLLRDVIAPIIVKRAKALSKIEDPEEALSEMGRVTISENYSPYIYQLDKNLTRGGILIASSNNGAVENISKELPLKAEIEPYEKDVSYFKEVAESCLDNEYWGIIAAILGNSDNRSKLVNSLWFKENNLREILKNNHITQAQWHEAVADFRRQQQLVDQERETLKGITREYEHFLDVKDALYETTSRYKVLQEQQRELDKEVESLLSKVNGLKRMKSNTLNELSVVKAAKPGFFTYWFNRHIRRAYNETLEKVILNYNSLVKDLEIHEGLCEESKLKASGNLEELNKHEGDLEKLERQNELLETKTREAREYLGNSYADEEFWLAIETKLVQEACPWYSDKFKQLQSELFISSMKLHEKFILRANSTNNGILHTMAAFFEYLKGTLQVTKQQVKAMFDTFFLVIPVVSSTFASIQSMLRDLDKEDIPWLFIDEAGQAVPQAAAGAVWRSQRVAVVGDPLQIEPVVTIAPTLTNNISKYYNLTKENINNSLSVQVLADRINPLGATLSSDDAPVWVGIPLLVHRRCLSPMFDIANSIAYANTMYQSTPVTNPNILFETNFIHCTGEVEGRHFVSNQATVIKRNYS; translated from the coding sequence ATGGAAGAATACAGCAACGTATTGGCCTGCTGGCATAAGCTTGAACATTTCAGTCCAGCGTCACTACCAAAGGAAAGTTCAGAATTGGTAACACCAGAACCCTGGACAAGGCCATTAAAAGCATCTAGTGAAGCGATGACGCTTGAATATACTATTTACCTCGGCATTACGGAGCAGGCTAAGGTAAATGTCTTTATCAAAGAGTTTTTTAGAGATAGGAATGAAGAACCTAATCAACGTAGCAATCGACTCTGTACAGCTTCTCTGAAGTTAGATGAACAGGGTCGATATAAAGGAGGTTCGTTGGGCATTTCCACCCTGCCCTGGGCACTAGGACAACTAAAGCAGGGCAAACTAAATGCACCTAATTGGGTGGAGGCTTTCCACGAAGTGGAAACAAAAGTGGAGAGTTACTTGGAAGACCTGCTTAATGCGATTAAGGGCGATCAAAATAACGGGTTCATCGAAGAAGTACTTCCTATGGACATAAGCATGTTGTTGGCCTTATCAGGAAAAATATCAAAGGAAGTCGCATGCCCCCTTGAATTGGATCAGACTATATATATTACTGCTCAACTCGTCCGCAAATCCAAAAATGTTATAGAAAATTCCTCAGCAGATCTGCTAAACAGCTTCTATATACGAGACTTAGAAAGACTTATGGATCAATTTGAACCCAAGAAGTCACCTAAAGCATTTCTAGATTATCTAAAGGGTTGCATGAACCACATTAACACGCGGCGAACCGATTTATCTAAGGACATAAGTTTAATTAAAGAAGTCCTTAAACCTGAGAATTACCCAGATGGCTGCTGGCCATCTGCATTCAAGCTAAGCCTCATGCAACAGTTTGCAGTCAACACTATTTTTAATAATTTGTCAGGAGCAAACCAATCTGGAATTTACTCTGTAAACGGTCCTCCAGGAACGGGTAAAACAACCCTGCTCCGGGATGTAATTGCTCCTATCATTGTAAAGCGAGCCAAGGCATTATCTAAAATAGAAGATCCGGAAGAAGCCCTTTCTGAAATGGGCAGAGTTACAATCAGTGAGAACTATTCTCCGTACATCTATCAGCTGGACAAAAATCTTACACGTGGAGGCATATTAATTGCTTCAAGCAACAATGGAGCGGTTGAGAACATTTCAAAAGAACTACCTCTGAAAGCAGAGATTGAACCCTATGAGAAGGATGTGTCCTATTTCAAGGAGGTGGCAGAAAGCTGTCTCGATAATGAATACTGGGGTATAATAGCTGCCATTTTAGGTAACAGCGACAATCGCAGCAAGTTGGTTAACAGCCTTTGGTTTAAGGAAAATAACCTGAGGGAAATCCTTAAGAATAATCACATTACACAAGCTCAATGGCATGAGGCTGTTGCTGACTTTCGAAGGCAACAGCAGCTGGTTGATCAGGAAAGAGAGACATTGAAGGGTATTACAAGGGAATATGAACATTTTTTAGATGTTAAAGATGCTCTTTATGAGACAACGAGTCGGTATAAGGTTTTACAGGAACAGCAACGGGAACTAGATAAAGAGGTGGAGTCACTTTTAAGTAAAGTGAATGGCCTGAAAAGGATGAAATCAAACACCCTGAATGAACTGTCTGTTGTAAAGGCTGCGAAACCAGGTTTCTTCACATACTGGTTTAACAGACACATAAGGCGAGCCTATAATGAGACGCTTGAGAAAGTAATTCTAAATTATAATAGCCTCGTAAAAGATTTAGAAATACACGAGGGTTTGTGTGAGGAAAGTAAACTAAAAGCTAGTGGAAACCTAGAGGAGTTGAACAAGCACGAGGGGGATTTGGAAAAACTGGAGCGTCAGAATGAGTTACTGGAAACTAAAACAAGGGAAGCTAGAGAGTATTTAGGAAACAGCTATGCCGACGAAGAATTCTGGCTGGCAATTGAAACAAAACTTGTGCAAGAAGCTTGTCCCTGGTACTCAGATAAGTTTAAACAGCTCCAGTCTGAATTATTCATAAGTTCTATGAAGCTTCATGAAAAGTTCATTCTCCGGGCCAATTCCACCAATAATGGCATATTACATACCATGGCGGCCTTCTTTGAATATCTGAAAGGAACTTTGCAGGTGACTAAACAACAGGTAAAGGCCATGTTTGATACCTTCTTCCTCGTAATTCCCGTGGTCTCTTCCACATTTGCCTCTATTCAAAGTATGCTACGTGATCTGGATAAAGAAGATATTCCTTGGCTGTTTATTGATGAAGCTGGCCAGGCCGTGCCACAGGCAGCAGCGGGTGCGGTCTGGCGGTCCCAACGTGTGGCGGTGGTTGGAGATCCGCTGCAAATAGAACCAGTGGTGACGATAGCTCCGACATTAACAAATAATATCAGCAAGTATTACAATCTAACTAAGGAAAATATAAACAATTCTCTTTCGGTACAGGTACTGGCGGATCGGATCAATCCACTTGGCGCTACACTCAGCTCAGATGATGCGCCAGTGTGGGTCGGAATACCATTGCTTGTTCACAGGAGGTGTTTAAGCCCCATGTTTGATATTGCCAACAGTATCGCTTATGCTAATACAATGTATCAATCTACTCCTGTCACAAATCCCAATATTCTTTTTGAGACGAATTTCATCCATTGCACGGGGGAAGTAGAAGGGCGGCACTTTGTCAGCAACCAGGCCACTGTTATCAAACGAAATTATTCTTAA
- a CDS encoding AAA domain-containing protein — translation MSATRPLLSNEIILNETHHARDFPDVFVISPFSEVAYKLKTSLYPKLLFAVKRYKPNVGSSQLWEWLNKSIGTVHTFQGKQAAGVILCLGLDDRTKGAALWASQKPNLLNVALTRAKHRFAAVGDQNIWLNKPYFRELKKLGVVECTNVNNK, via the coding sequence TTGTCAGCAACCAGGCCACTGTTATCAAACGAAATTATTCTTAATGAGACACATCATGCCCGCGACTTTCCAGATGTTTTTGTGATCAGTCCTTTTAGTGAAGTCGCATATAAGTTAAAAACCTCTCTTTATCCTAAGCTGCTTTTCGCGGTAAAACGGTACAAGCCTAATGTTGGAAGTAGTCAGCTATGGGAATGGTTGAATAAAAGCATAGGTACAGTCCATACTTTCCAAGGCAAACAGGCTGCGGGAGTGATCCTCTGCCTCGGGCTCGATGACAGGACAAAGGGCGCTGCCTTGTGGGCCTCTCAAAAACCAAACTTGCTAAATGTTGCCCTTACCCGAGCCAAACATCGCTTCGCAGCTGTAGGCGATCAGAACATATGGCTGAATAAGCCGTATTTCAGAGAATTAAAGAAGTTGGGAGTCGTAGAGTGCACAAATGTAAATAATAAATAA
- a CDS encoding restriction endonuclease, whose protein sequence is MDIYEYLEKQRKIRELFKPIKVMDYTALNMYKLGLENPFKDILSASRMVTDIKFSPLYTLIDKSDFFKAERYFGDLSTLLGYEYQLDGQFEEVEEDQVIQVVNSTKIIIADIYKNEELLNTIDPTKFEEIIAEMLFKKGFEVNLTKQTRDGGYDILALSKIAGMPLKFLVECKRHRKDRPVGIDMIRSFCDVVKEENANKGMFFTTSYFSSEAKKRQLKVGTLLDLKERNDVLEWVRDYLNW, encoded by the coding sequence ATGGATATATATGAGTATTTAGAAAAGCAGAGAAAAATACGGGAGCTTTTCAAACCGATCAAGGTGATGGACTACACTGCGCTAAATATGTACAAACTTGGATTGGAAAATCCATTTAAGGATATACTTAGTGCAAGCAGAATGGTTACTGACATAAAGTTTTCTCCATTATATACCCTCATTGATAAGTCTGATTTCTTTAAAGCTGAACGGTATTTTGGTGATTTATCAACGTTGTTGGGGTACGAGTATCAGTTGGACGGTCAGTTCGAAGAAGTTGAGGAAGACCAAGTTATTCAAGTAGTAAATAGCACAAAAATTATTATTGCAGATATTTATAAAAATGAAGAACTTCTTAACACCATAGATCCAACTAAGTTTGAAGAAATAATTGCTGAGATGCTGTTTAAAAAAGGGTTTGAGGTAAACTTAACCAAGCAAACAAGAGATGGAGGATATGATATTTTGGCTCTTAGTAAGATTGCAGGTATGCCGTTAAAATTCCTAGTGGAATGCAAGCGCCATCGTAAGGATCGTCCGGTCGGAATAGATATGATAAGAAGTTTTTGCGATGTTGTAAAAGAAGAGAATGCTAATAAGGGAATGTTTTTCACAACGTCTTATTTTTCTTCAGAAGCAAAAAAAAGGCAGTTAAAAGTGGGTACTCTGTTGGATTTAAAGGAGCGGAATGATGTATTGGAGTGGGTGAGAGACTACTTAAATTGGTGA
- a CDS encoding M15 family metallopeptidase, translating to MQVKRKYIYGAGAACFTLALVAYLSREKIYKHFDYKTKFLLQTLDPGFRKKVERFLSRAAKEGIELRVTSANRTCREQDELYAQGRTKPGKIVTNAICGKSSHNYHKAVDVVEFAGGKPLWENPRWEHIGRLGEKEGLEWGGRWRSFKDRPHFQDLGGRTIAQLYRDFQRTGRLVA from the coding sequence ATGCAGGTTAAGCGTAAGTACATTTATGGAGCCGGGGCAGCTTGTTTTACGCTTGCCCTGGTTGCCTATCTTTCCAGGGAGAAAATCTATAAGCATTTTGACTATAAGACCAAATTTCTTTTGCAAACGCTTGATCCTGGTTTTCGAAAGAAGGTTGAGCGTTTCTTATCTCGTGCGGCCAAAGAAGGGATTGAACTCCGGGTGACTTCTGCTAACCGTACTTGCCGGGAACAGGACGAGCTGTACGCCCAGGGTAGAACAAAGCCTGGTAAAATCGTCACTAACGCCATTTGTGGTAAGAGTAGCCACAATTATCATAAAGCTGTGGATGTGGTGGAGTTTGCGGGTGGTAAGCCTTTATGGGAAAACCCTCGCTGGGAGCATATAGGTAGGCTTGGCGAAAAGGAAGGCCTCGAATGGGGTGGCCGCTGGAGATCCTTCAAGGATCGTCCGCATTTCCAGGATTTAGGTGGGAGGACTATTGCGCAGCTTTATCGGGATTTTCAGAGGACGGGGAGGTTGGTGGCTTGA